One Verrucomicrobiota bacterium genomic region harbors:
- a CDS encoding DUF3450 family protein: MTRKLLAIATITLASFTTFSWGQNQLEETRNVFQELVNSRQKIADEQALWRVGKQSLLDTIDLLNLEIELLETRIEATEAESTQAERDRIRLNGEIEELKEASAVIATVIRSLEERILKLVNALPADLKSKLESLIGRIPDRNTPESRIRASLGERMLNIVSLLDQLEVFNGAIHVMSEGRKENGIDITVQVIYIGLAHAYYVNVEQGVAGVGSVNTESGWTWTKDDSLVESVSKAIKVYQNDIPAEFVVLPVGN; encoded by the coding sequence ATGACCAGGAAATTACTCGCGATAGCAACAATTACCTTAGCCAGCTTTACAACGTTTAGCTGGGGACAAAATCAACTAGAGGAAACCCGAAACGTGTTCCAAGAACTCGTGAATTCTCGCCAAAAAATTGCTGATGAACAAGCTCTCTGGCGTGTGGGAAAGCAATCCTTACTCGATACAATCGATCTTCTTAATCTTGAGATTGAACTTCTTGAAACCAGGATTGAAGCAACTGAGGCTGAATCAACCCAAGCTGAAAGGGATCGCATCCGCCTCAACGGCGAAATTGAGGAATTAAAGGAAGCTTCAGCAGTAATCGCGACAGTGATTCGGAGTTTAGAAGAGCGTATTCTTAAGTTAGTCAACGCACTTCCGGCCGACCTTAAAAGTAAGCTGGAAAGTTTGATCGGTCGGATTCCCGACAGAAATACTCCTGAAAGTAGAATTCGTGCCAGCTTAGGAGAACGTATGCTCAATATCGTTTCTTTGCTCGACCAACTTGAGGTCTTCAATGGTGCCATACATGTAATGAGCGAAGGCCGCAAAGAAAACGGGATAGATATCACTGTCCAAGTTATTTACATAGGGTTGGCTCACGCTTACTACGTGAATGTGGAACAAGGCGTAGCGGGGGTTGGGTCAGTTAATACGGAATCCGGATGGACCTGGACAAAAGATGATTCTCTGGTCGAATCGGTCTCAAAAGCTATCAAAGTATATCAAAATGACATTCCGGCAGAGTTTGTGGTTCTCCCTGTAGGTAATTAG